The Candidatus Omnitrophota bacterium genomic interval CCTCTATCTCTTCCTGGGGGGTGGCGGACGCCACATAGAACCTGTATCTGGCGGCATGCTCTTCCAGAAACTCCTTAGCGCCTTCTACGTAAGGAGCTTTGACCACCTCATCCACCACAAGCTCCGAAAAACGCCTGCAGAGGCCCCGGAACGTATCGTCGTCGAGTTCGCGGCCAAGGAACTCCCGATAGAAATACCGGAACTTGTCATATCTTGAGACTCCAGTATGCGCTATATGGTATTCCACTACCTTGCGGGCGACCTCCGCCCCTTCGGCCTCAAAGAGCTTTCCGAAGGCTACGGTCTTTATGTCCACGGACTCGGCCAGCACCCCGTCAAAATCGAATATTATGGTCCTTATCATGACACTCTTTCCATACGTTAGAAACGTATCTCCTCATTATCCCGTGAGATATTGATCTCATCGAGGATCTCCACCAGGCTCTGGCCTAGATCGCAATATTTATTCGTAATAAGCTTTTTTCCTACACGAGGGATATACGAATACGGCGTCTGCTCGTAATGCGAACGGGAATCTTTTGGGCTGTAATTAATATGTATCTTCCCTCCAAGTATCTCGTTTATCATATCCAGGAGCTCATTGAGCCTCATCCTGTGGTGTCCGGTAAGTATCAGCGTCTCGCCGGAAAAGGACCCGTCCAGGACATTAACGCATATCTCCGCCGCGTCCTTCACGTGTATGTACTCCCTCACTTCTTTGCCGGTACCCTTGAACTCGATCTTGCCGGTCTTGAAAGCCTCTGTGAGGTAACGATGCACGCTGTTGGTCTTGTCCGCCCGTGGACCGTACAACGTACCGAAACGGAGCACCGTATGCTCAAGCCCGAACTTCTCGTGGTAGGCTTCCAGGAGCAGCTCACACGCGTGCTTGCTCACACGGTAGAACGACCCGGTACGACTATATACATATATCGTGCTCGCGAACACCAGCCGGCCCACACCGGCGGATACCGCGGCTTCGAGTACATTCGTTGTGCCCAGCACGTTGATCCTCATGGTC includes:
- a CDS encoding HAD hydrolase-like protein, yielding MIRTIIFDFDGVLAESVDIKTVAFGKLFEAEGAEVARKVVEYHIAHTGVSRYDKFRYFYREFLGRELDDDTFRGLCRRFSELVVDEVVKAPYVEGAKEFLEEHAARYRFYVASATPQEEIEEIVARRGMTKFFSRTYGAPTGKAAAVKDILGRDPVLPEEALFVGDALSDMNAAAASGIHFVARIYEGNEDIFRGLGCARIRAISELKDAINVLEGQG
- a CDS encoding NAD(P)-dependent oxidoreductase; translation: MPGKKTALKIMVTGGSGFLGSHIADALTAAGHEVYIFDIKPSKFISEGQHMLIGDIMDGDSLKESMKGMDVVYHLAAMADVDAAQGKPYETMRINVLGTTNVLEAAVSAGVGRLVFASTIYVYSRTGSFYRVSKHACELLLEAYHEKFGLEHTVLRFGTLYGPRADKTNSVHRYLTEAFKTGKIEFKGTGKEVREYIHVKDAAEICVNVLDGSFSGETLILTGHHRMRLNELLDMINEILGGKIHINYSPKDSRSHYEQTPYSYIPRVGKKLITNKYCDLGQSLVEILDEINISRDNEEIRF